In Tenrec ecaudatus isolate mTenEca1 chromosome 9, mTenEca1.hap1, whole genome shotgun sequence, the DNA window GCACAAACTGTTGAAGTAACTTGCCCCAAATTCACTTGGGAAATCATCTGTGAACCCAGAAAAGTCATGACCAGTAATCTGGTCCCATATCATTACACTAAGCGGCCAGTAAGGTCACGTAATAACCATGTTCTACAAATGGTAACGTGTAAGGTGGTGCTAACTGAAGTGTTAAATCTCAACTCTATCACCTATTTAGCTGTGAAAACTCAGGTCAATCATTGAACTTTTTTGCTTCCATTTTCTGGTCTACCAAACAGAGGTAACAAAGGAAGTTAGTTCAGAAGACTGCTGGTGAGAAGGCCCAAAGGATGCAAACGGTTATTAGCAGAACAGGGCTTGGCATGCACCTTGAAGCATGCCACAAATAGTGCTATTAGCTACTACTACAAATTCTCTATTTTCACCACCCTTCATCTTAGAGCAGACGGTATTTTCTAAAATAAGTGACACCTATCAATACTGACGCAATTGAGATCACGGGTCTCAAAGTACGTAACAACACATTTCTGAGATGGAAAAAGCACGACTTGCTTTAGTGCCACCAACAAAAGCTTCAAGTGCCCGAGTGTACATGTAAGGAGGGCTGTCCAAAACAATGGTGACATTGAGTCCCTGACCTCAAAAGTGTACACTCAAGGAAATGACTCCTGCTGAGGGGCCACACAGCCTAACTAAAACTTGGGGCATTTCCCCACGAGATGCCCTGTGGCCTTTGTTAAGCTCCCCTCCCCTTGTCCTAAGGTAGTGGTGGGCAGTATGCAGAGAAAAAACCTGGGAAGTAATGACCCTGCCAAACCCAGAGTGCAGTGGAACGGTCCAGGAGGAACAAAGCCTCTCGGGCCACCCTCTCTCCATCCCCAAACACGGTAAAATTACCTTGGTCGAGTGGTCTTTGTTAACTAGGAGAGAAGACATGGagggataggagctggaggcggcTCCAAACAGAAGGATGCGAGCACAAATGCTGAGAGGGAGAATGAATTCAGAAAGTCAGAAAAGCCAAGTTATGGGACATTGATACTATACTGCCTTCTACCAGTCGCCTATCAGGGACCTTTATTCCTTTCCACTTCAATGCCAAGATCTGGAGGAGGAAATCAGGATTCCAACAGTCTGTATCATGCTTCCCTTTTTCAAGTGCGGCTTCACATCAATTGGAGTCTTAGTCCTAGTCTACAGGTTCCATCAGAAGTAAGTCCAAACCGAAGATCTATTCTTCCATAGGCCTTGTGCTGCAGGAACCTGGAGACCCAATTTCTCACTTTCTAGAGTACGTCTCTCTCCGTTTCAGTGGCTATTCTCGCTGAGAACTTTTGTAAGAGCACATCAGGAGCAGTTGTCTGCAGACCCAGCCGCTCACAGCCATACCAGCACGCCATCACGCCTCCAGAGAAAGTCCCCGTTCTCCCAGCACCCCAAGTCCAGAGTAAAAGCTGGGACGCtcccaccactgcatccacaggCTCTGCTCTTTAGAACAGCCTCTTAGCCAGAACGCATCACAACACATGCATTTCCAGAAATAAGGTGCAGGTACTTTTCAACCATCAAAGCAATCAGTCCCCCAAAACATTCTGCTCATGTAGATCAAAGTAGGCTAAATATTAAGGATGGATAATTTGTACACTCttccagttttttgttttgtaaggCATCGAGAGGAAAATACAGActgtgaactaaaaaaaaaaaaatcgctgGTTAAGGAAATGTGTGTATGGAGCACCTAGCCAACGTTAGCCACATGCCATCTAGTTCTCACACAATCCACTTAGGAAATCCAAAAGCtagtctttctcccctcccccaccatactTACAAGTAGGTATGAGATAAGTCAAATAtcggttaaaaaaaaacaaacaaaaactcttcGGTCGTCCAACCCACCGTAATGCATAGCCAGAATTATGTCTTACTATAAACAATCAACCAACCTCTGGTGGTTCTTTATCATTTTCACTACTAACCCTTACAGCAAAGGCAGCCTGTAGATATTTACCTGCATAGGCCCTGTGTGTAGTGTAGAACAGCTTCTGGCACACAGTTCTTAGACCTTGAATCTGAGCCTCTGAGATGAGAGCTCAAAGTCAAAATACAACCACAGGAAAGATGAAAACCAGAAAGGAGTAAGAATAATTTCTAATCACTAACCGGTTCATTTACGAATCCTAGTGTAATGCCACTAGTGGCCTGCCTCTGTCTGACGTGGTCCATTCATTTGGCTATTATGATAACATAGTCCTAACTTCTCTACCTACTTCTAACACAAGTCCTGACAGAGTGTTATTATTTTGCTCTATGATAAAAATTTTAAGTAATCTTTGGATCCCTCTTGCTTCCTATTAGTCTTGTTGTGCGCCCCCACTGTAATTACAGGGGAGGTCCACTCTGAACTGCCCTGTTTGAGGTGAGCAGATTAAGAGAATTCCAGCAATTGAGTGCCCTACACCATCAGCACAccagttctcttgtcttcccacaataTTTAACAAGGAAAGCAAACAGGAAAAGGTTGACATACAAATTAAGAGGATGCAGCAAAGGACTCCCCCCAAATGTTTAAGGAATCCTATTTTTCTCATTGGTTAGTGGTACTTAAGGCTGGACATTTTCTTTGGAATATGTCTTGTGTGTAGGAATGCATAAAAAGATAACACCTTGCAAAAAGTCAAACATACAGGTTTAATAATGTGCAACTGATGAAGATGGTTTATAAATGAAATACCACCTACACATTTAGTTCCCTAAATATATTATGCTATTAGTCATTAAAGTTAGACCTATAAGTACAAGTTTTCCATATGTGGAAAAGTAAATCTGCTTTTAAATTAAAGAGAAATTATTACTctaattcttaaaaataaaactatcagaATATAATTCAAGTGTAGCTGCTCAGAGTCACTGAATAAGTTTAAATTTGATAATAAAACATTTAAGTTTCAACCAATGCACCTTTGCTGAAGCCCATTTAGCTGAAATAACTTCGAGTCTGGTTTATTTCCGTCACATACATTTTTCCAACAAGAGCACGTACATTCAATATAGAACATTTCCAGCAACAGTTACAGTCCTTCTAGTTTCCTTTCACAGTATATTTTAGTGCAAAGCACTAGGAAGGGTAAATGTTTTTCTAGCTCGAGAAGCATTTTATTATGACCTTGTGGAGCtccaacattttaaaattgtatacaAAAAGTATATAGATGGACAGAGTGCCCCCTAGATACAGGTATGAACCTATATAAAAACATGGTATATTTTCTGTTGtaccttttaaaattataatttgaCACAAattactaaaaaataaaatattccctAAAAAGTACAAAATGTTAATACACAAAAAGCCTGCCCCAAATTTCATAAAGATAAATGTACTTCTGTTTCTCCTAAAATCTTGATTACAAAAATGGACAAGAATTCATTATTCTCCAAGGCTTACAGTAGGAATCAAATATTATCTAAAGTGGTCATTTAAGATTTTTCTTGGGaaggggaaagaaaacaaaaatcaaggtTTCTATCCCTATCTTTTTCTTTTCAAgcaatatttaaagaaataaactaGTATATTAGAAGTGGTTGTGCATGGATTGTCTGTATCTATAAAAACATCACTAAGTTATTACCTTCATATTAACACTAGTAAATGTGTGGGCTTaagaaaaagaaactgaaaaaattAAGTTTGCCATCTATCATTAAAGTGCTTGTgtataaaatttaaagaaaaataggGGAATGTTTAATTTCCACAAAAACCTcagatattaacaaatgaaaaggTAGTAATAACCCATACATGACAATGAACTGGAAATTTCTTAGAGCATCTTTTCTACAATGTAACTTTCAAACACTTAAGTGCTGGAGAATAAGTTAGGAATAAATGGATGTGAAAATAATTACAAATATTTAGTAAACTAAATATTCATAATGTGTTGAGACTTTTTGCTTTTTGCTCTTATCATATACTaactagaaaaaaatatatatgtatatatctgtacATTCCAgatgaaaattctgccaaataAAGTAGAACAAAGCTAAATTCCCTATGATAAAAAGTCTATGTCAATTAAAAATCACCAGAGGTGATCTTTTCTTCAACAACCTATTTGGAAAACAAAGTTGGCAAAATGTTTGTTAGAAACAGTAGGCCAAATGCACAAGGTCAAGAACAGTTAGCTGACAGACTGTGATGACGTCACGTAATGTCACAGCTACTTGAAAGTGCTGGAAGAGGCAGGGAGGGCCTGAGAGACAAGTGGTCAGATGGTCATTAATTTAGTCAGAAAACAGCAGTTACAGTTGAATGTTTACGAAAATGGTTCTTTTTCCTCATAGTACCATCTGAAGATGTTTAGTGGTTCTAACACCAATTTAAAGTCTTTCCACAAAAATGAACTCCAAACCTTTCGTACATCACTTGAAGTTATCTGAGGAGAAATGGGAATAAATGAACACTTTTGAGTTTACTAATGTCTTGTTTTCAAAGTTATACAATAGTAAATGACTTCTAAAAGATGATCTCACCTCAAGTTTTCCACACAAATAAAAAAATATGTGATTATCAAATCACAGCATTTAACTTATGCAGTAGTCTCACTATAAATACTCTGCTTTAGAACCAGAATCCAAAACTAATTTAATACTCACTTAGATACTACCTATCTTAATACAGGGGACAGATACTGAAGGTAAACTTTAAAGATATATATGAAATTTGCAAAAACAAGTGTAAAGAACTCGCTCCTTATCTTAGGTCTCATATTTTAAGTCTACAATTGTTCCAAAACCTTCTTAAAAatagtatttttctttcttccctgtaggATTATACTTTTcctgcaaccaccaccaccaagaaagTCCTACTTCCTAATATTAGCTGTGCTGAAAGGATCGCCAAGAAGTTTAGTCAAACAAAAAGGAAGATGATTTGGGACCTCCTAaataatcttttttatttttttcccccaggTAAGAactaaagtttttttaaaaaagtaactaACACATACTCCCAAGAAGAAAGGGGgacgggggagggggtgggatttATCACATTACCCCTTTTTCCTAGAAGCACTATGGTcaacataaataataataatgctcATCATCTAACGTCAACTTAGGGATTTTTTTTCTGAGCACAGCACTTTATTTAGCCATCACAGATTAATTTTTACAATAATTACAGTGCCTCCGAAGATATCTCCTATAATTATCGCCTTCACAGATCCCTTCTATTGAACTTCCCTATGATGCATTCACTAGTAGACTAAGTTGCTGAATCAAATTAAACCTGTGCAAACAGTTAAACAAACGACTAACTGTAAACATAAGCCAATGTAAATGTATCTATTTTATAATATTGAAGgggcaaccactgaccttgtgccaTCTACCTAGAACTAGACTGCACTGTCCCGTGGCAGATAAATTCTGAAGTTAACGTTTGTTCCCAAGCCACTGGAATAAGGGTCACAAGAGACAGGTGCAATCTGCACGTCGCTCTTGCAGTTCCCATTGTCATAAAATATGTGGAAGCAAACATGGGTTAAAATGGAACCACCTATAAATTATGGACAGAAtgactttaaaaagtttgatgggggtggggggtgggaggtgggggtggggagcaaaaCTCTGTAACTGTTCCTCACCAGACAAGAGCCTTAGATCTTGTATTTCGGcctttggttttgtttccttCAGGTGAGTTGGAAGCATTTGCCTTATGAGTTTTCTTATGATGTTCAAGGTAAGTCTTTTTGGCAAATGCCTTTCCACATTTATTGCATCTGTGAAGGGAGAAGTTTTTTGTGACTTTGACTTCGATGCCGACGTCAGCTACTTCATATTTTTTACTAGGAGAGTTAGAAGTGCCATCGTGTTTTGAATCACTGTGTTTTGCTTCATCCCTCGAAGGGCCTCTTTTTGCCACTTTATTGAGAACAAAGTCAATGGGCTTCTTTATCGCTCTGATCTCTAGACTGGCCGTTATTTTCCCGAGGTAGCGGGAAGACTTCTTATGAACCACGGTTATGTGTCGGATCACGTCACGCTTCCGGCGGGTCTCGTAAGTGCAAAGAGGACACTTGTAGAACTTAACATAAATGTTATTTCCATCTGTGTGCAACTCAATGTGTTTCGTCAAGTTCTGTTTGGAAGTAAACTGGCGTTTACAGAGTTTACAGTAAAGTTGCTTAAAGTCAAAGCCAGCTGAAAGTTTTGGTTTCCTGGTTTTCGGCTGGCCACCTGCAGCCGGCGGACTAGTTGATTTAGGGCTTTCAGAGTCTTGCCTAACTTTATTTTTCTGTGCTGCCGGTGTgttctttttttcatttgaatGATTTGTTCCCCTTAATTCTTTCTGTGGAGAATGGGTAATAGAAGGGGGTGAAGATTCTACAGAATCTGATGATTCAACTTTAACGTTTATTTCTGTACTGTTGGCAGTATTATTAGGGCCTTTCTCTCTTTTAGAGTTTGTTCCAGCAAGAGTTATCTTGTGTACAATTTGCATATGTCTTTTAAGCATTATTTGTGAACTATATTTCCTCTTGCAAAGGAGGCATTTGCATGCAGTTAAATTGTATTCAGTCTTTGAAGACGACTTTTGTTTTCGAGCCTTAAAAGATTTTTTAGGAGAAGCAGAGTCCAGGAACAAAGGCTGCCCAGGCTTTGTTGCTATATCAGGAGTAATTGAATCCCTCCTTAGTCCTCGATGAACTTCATCAAAATGCCTCCTTACATTCGCTTTTGTAGCAAACGATTTACAGCACACTGGACAGCTCCGACTCAATGGAACTAGAACATTCTTACTGCGTCCTTTAGAGGACTGGTTTGGATTCTTTCGTGTTTCGATGTACTTTTTTAgttcttccatttttttcttgtgGACTTTGCGAATGTGACGACGAACACCTCGTCTGGAATTAAATTCTTTTCTACAGAGACAGCATATCAACTGGTGGCCAAAATCAGAACTGTCAGAAGTTTCCAAGTCAGCTGAAGACTCCGGAGGTGGTTCATCAGGTGGAGGTGTAACATCATCTGCAATGATCTCAACAGGGGGGGGCTCCACTGTTTCTACTTCTGGGTCCAGAACTGGTGCTGTTTTAGATGGTTCAGTGCTGGTTTCCTGGACCTGGACCTCTGTCTGTTCAGGAGTACTGCTTGGCTCTTGGACTTCAGCAGGATTATCGGCCCTTGAAATATACTGAAACACTGCATTCTGATTGGTTTCTATGGGTTCTAGCTTAATAATATATTCTCGTTTGTCCACATTGGGATATATGGCTTCTAGGAGATCGtttatggcttggctttgctTATCATTTACATCAGGAAGgtctattaagaaaaaaaaacacacacaattttaatCTGAAATAATGAAACTGCTCAAGCCCGCTGACATTTTTAAATGTATCAGGAAGACCCTCTCCACCTAAAAGTTTATAATATGGTTCATATTTACTTTTGTAAGACTAGTACCTATTTATTAGTATTTTACAAAGATAAAACTAGTAGAGGCATACTCCATCAGCTGAATTGTGCTTTGCTTCCGTGCACTTCACAGCAAGTCTATCAGCCACTTTCCCTGCAGTACAAGCTTCCTTTGTGTCTCTGTGCCAgattttggtaattctcacagtATTTCAAATTTTTCCATGATACACACTCAAGTTAGAATAAACATCAATTTTATATGTATTAGGAAACCAATAAATTCGTGTGACTCACACTTCACTGTGCTACTTGCATTATTACAGgggtctggaactgaacctaTCATCTCTCGAAGGTACGCCTGCAttaaaccaaacaccaaacctaCTACCATCAAACCAAATCTGACGAGCGGCTTCAGAGGTCAGAGCATAATGTCCCACATGGTCTGTACTCGTTACAGACAGAGACTGCCACATGTCTGCCTTGgggagaaactggtgggtttgaactatctgTCGACTTTTTGGTCCACAACCAAGCAATTAACCACCAAAAACTGTACTAACAAAACTAAAATTGCTTTAAGTTAAATTCTTATCTTAGTacaaaaaggttaaaaaaaccccagatgctatctgaaGAGTACCTCCAGTCTCAGAGCCCAGAAAAGATGAAACAGCATGGAGTGCTACTGTATCTTTGAAAAATCATCTTAAAGGGcgacaaataaacaaaacccctaTTAATTTTTTATAATAAGCTTATCTAAGTGTGTGAGGATAATTTGAACACCTTAGAGAAATGAAAGAGtataaaaagttttaaagatttctcagaaaatataaaaacatcaatGGAATAAATAGAAGTTATTTGCAAAACTCAGAACTATTCATGCTTACTAATGTGACAAATGATTAAAGTATAACTAAATTTATTTCAAAAATGAGAGCTCATTTTATTTACACCCTCTATAGACAAATGTTCCGATTGCAACCCAGTTATCTGACACCCGGTATGCTTCCGTGAACAACTCTGAAAGCAGAGTACAAATAAAGCACCCAAACTGCTATCTACTTAAAAGTCAAGAAAAACATCATCATGGTTCTTATAGTCTTTTACCCTTTCTTTTTCTAAAGTGGATAAGGCAGGATCTGTGTAGAAAGTGAAATACTTTCACAAAAGCAGTTCTAAAATGAGTATTACTAAAAATGTAAATAACCCAACAAATCCAGTTATCTATTTCCCTGGATAAATCAACTCTAAAAATAACCAAGATAACAAGTAattactgaaaaataaatctatttTTCTAGTAATACTTTAATTAAAAGGTTATCGTTTATTGCCGCTAAACTTACAATTCAATGATAAAACTAAGTATAACAAGATTAAACAGCAGGAAAACCTTCCAGACAAACATGACTTTTTGTGGTGTCATCGGTTACCTATACTTTAAGCCATCTTCACATGAATATTTCATGTGAGGTATATGAAGTATTTGGAATTTTCATTTCCACCTAACAAAAAAGTTAAGTTGAAAATGCGCAAAATGCAACTATGGTATCAAATTGACAAAGTTCTACATTTTGTAAATTCACTAGGAGCTATATTCTTGGACAAGAAATAATGACAGTAACCTAATACTAAAATACTTAAGTATATTCACATTACTTCTCTAAAGCAAAAAGATACTGCCATTACGTACTCTGCTAACGTAAACACATACATAAAATTCATTTAATCCAACAAACATTTGAGTCAGCAAATATTTTCTTGACTCATGTTAGCCTGTGACAAAAATTTTAATCTCTGATATAATGAtctaaattttcactgaaaataaaacTGATCTTCAAATCAAGAAGGACTGAGAAAACACTAGAGCAATTAATAAAGATTACTTAATGCTCTCCACCACTCCCAAGTATTCAATCATTGATTCATCCTTTGCTCTCTATTTCCAACCTTTTCATTTACTTAAGAGGAATCTCAGTAAATAACGTTATCTGGTAACAagttgttaaagaaaaaaaataccatgAATGTGCCCCTTAAAGACAGACAGCATTAATATTTTGT includes these proteins:
- the ZNF800 gene encoding zinc finger protein 800 isoform X3 is translated as MPLRDKYCQTDHHHHGCCEPVYILEPGDPPLLQQPLQTSKSGIQQIIECFRSGTKQLKHILLKDVDTIFECKLCRSLFRGLPNLITHKKFYCPPSLQMDDNLPDVNDKQSQAINDLLEAIYPNVDKREYIIKLEPIETNQNAVFQYISRADNPAEVQEPSSTPEQTEVQVQETSTEPSKTAPVLDPEVETVEPPPVEIIADDVTPPPDEPPPESSADLETSDSSDFGHQLICCLCRKEFNSRRGVRRHIRKVHKKKMEELKKYIETRKNPNQSSKGRSKNVLVPLSRSCPVCCKSFATKANVRRHFDEVHRGLRRDSITPDIATKPGQPLFLDSASPKKSFKARKQKSSSKTEYNLTACKCLLCKRKYSSQIMLKRHMQIVHKITLAGTNSKREKGPNNTANSTEINVKVESSDSVESSPPSITHSPQKELRGTNHSNEKKNTPAAQKNKVRQDSESPKSTSPPAAGGQPKTRKPKLSAGFDFKQLYCKLCKRQFTSKQNLTKHIELHTDGNNIYVKFYKCPLCTYETRRKRDVIRHITVVHKKSSRYLGKITASLEIRAIKKPIDFVLNKVAKRGPSRDEAKHSDSKHDGTSNSPSKKYEVADVGIEVKVTKNFSLHRCNKCGKAFAKKTYLEHHKKTHKANASNSPEGNKTKGRNTRSKALV
- the ZNF800 gene encoding zinc finger protein 800 isoform X2, yielding MPLRDKYCQTDHHHHGCCEPVYILEPGDPPLLQQPLQTSKSGIQQIIECFRSGTKQLKHILLKDVDTIFECKLCRSLFRGLPNLITHKKFYCPPSLQMDDNLPDVNDKQSQAINDLLEAIYPNVDKREYIIKLEPIETNQNAVFQYISRADNPAEVQEPSSTPEQTEVQVQETSTEPSKTAPVLDPEVETVEPPPVEIIADDVTPPPDEPPPESSADLETSDSSDFGHQLICCLCRKEFNSRRGVRRHIRKVHKKKMEELKKYIETRKNPNQSSKGRSKNVLVPLSRSCPVCCKSFATKANVRRHFDEVHRGLRRDSITPDIATKPGQPLFLDSASPKKSFKARKQKSSSKTEYNLTACKCLLCKRKYSSQIMLKRHMQIVHKITLAGTNSKREKGPNNTANSTEINVKVESSDSVESSPPSITHSPQKELRGTNHSNEKKNTPAAQKNKVRQDSESPKSTSPPAAGGQPKTRKPKLSAGFDFKQLYCKLCKRQFTSKQNLTKHIELHTDGNNIYVKFYKCPLCTYETRRKRDVIRHITVVHKKSSRYLGKITASLEIRAIKKPIDFVLNKVAKRGPSRDEAKHSDSKHDGTSNSPSKKYEVADVGIEVKVTKNFSLHRCNKCGKAFAKKTYLEHHKKTHKANASNSPEGNKTKGRNTRSKALVW
- the ZNF800 gene encoding zinc finger protein 800 isoform X1 produces the protein MPLRDKYCQTDHHHHGCCEPVYILEPGDPPLLQQPLQTSKSGIQQIIECFRSGTKQLKHILLKDVDTIFECKLCRSLFRGLPNLITHKKFYCPPSLQMDDNLPDVNDKQSQAINDLLEAIYPNVDKREYIIKLEPIETNQNAVFQYISRADNPAEVQEPSSTPEQTEVQVQETSTEPSKTAPVLDPEVETVEPPPVEIIADDVTPPPDEPPPESSADLETSDSSDFGHQLICCLCRKEFNSRRGVRRHIRKVHKKKMEELKKYIETRKNPNQSSKGRSKNVLVPLSRSCPVCCKSFATKANVRRHFDEVHRGLRRDSITPDIATKPGQPLFLDSASPKKSFKARKQKSSSKTEYNLTACKCLLCKRKYSSQIMLKRHMQIVHKITLAGTNSKREKGPNNTANSTEINVKVESSDSVESSPPSITHSPQKELRGTNHSNEKKNTPAAQKNKVRQDSESPKSTSPPAAGGQPKTRKPKLSAGFDFKQLYCKLCKRQFTSKQNLTKHIELHTDGNNIYVKFYKCPLCTYETRRKRDVIRHITVVHKKSSRYLGKITASLEIRAIKKPIDFVLNKVAKRGPSRDEAKHSDSKHDGTSNSPSKKYEVADVGIEVKVTKNFSLHRCNKCGKAFAKKTYLEHHKKTHKANASNSPEGNKTKGRNTRSKALVCLGKPSPRSASSLRPASPGTRCPPAGAVTTRQAAASCRTKLRGGAARERQHAARGLGRPAPP